In the genome of Populus nigra chromosome 9, ddPopNigr1.1, whole genome shotgun sequence, one region contains:
- the LOC133703130 gene encoding uncharacterized protein LOC133703130 produces MKNTIRCCISCILPCGALDVIRIVHSNGRVEEISGTIRASEIMKAYPKHILKKPSSPSDDGFVPKIVIVPPDAELQRGKIYFLMPAPPTQETKSSRSSKGSGMRKKRREISSNNRSTESNNSSHIVTNSISLTTNLLISDQYLSEILSEKLSTQRDRRRGRAGVWRPHLESITETPHDA; encoded by the coding sequence ATGAAGAACACCATAAGGTGTTGTATCTCTTGCATTCTACCATGTGGAGCTCTTGATGTAATTCGAATAGTACACTCTAATGGTCGGGTAGAAGAGATCAGTGGCACAATCCGTGCAAGTGAGATCATGAAAGCATATCCAAAACATATCTTGAAAAAGCCCTCTTCACCTTCTGATGATGGGTTTGTTCCAAAGATTGTTATAGTCCCACCAGATGCAGAGCTACAACGtggaaaaatttatttcttgatgCCAGCTCCACCAACACAAGAAACCAAGAGTTCTCGATCATCAAAAGGTTCAGgtatgagaaagaaaagaagagagattaGTAGTAACAACAGAAGTACTGAAAGCAACAACTCAAGCCATATCGTTACCAACTCCATTTCATTGACAACGAACCTTCTCATTTCTGATCAGTATTTGAGTGAGATTCTATCAGAGAAGCTATCAACACAGAGAGATCGAAGAAGAGGCCGTGCTGGTGTGTGGAGACCTCATTTAGAAAGTATAACAGAGACGCCACATGATGCATAA